A genomic segment from Tachysurus fulvidraco isolate hzauxx_2018 chromosome 21, HZAU_PFXX_2.0, whole genome shotgun sequence encodes:
- the LOC113650415 gene encoding bone morphogenetic protein 5-like: protein MFLVLVVSLLLAARHPGKASVLRRSAEGPDDARSAPSIRNDRCLGDPVQSVRKFILDSLDLQTEPRVSVPGMAQIREKWRNQFKAAGDPKSPEERRAAENTQPSSSSSSSSSAITNSTHLQCCKFASQVFLKDLDWDEWIIYPESFTFVQCSVCVPQQNQRSVFNCPDDDPSPLDAPSQKPCCEATSRDPVPFLYLDETSSLVISSVALSRECGCSLDDPQAL, encoded by the exons ATGTTCCTGGTGCTCGTCGTGTCACTTTTACTGGCCGCTCGTCATCCGGGGAAAGCGTCCGTCCTCCGTCGTTCTGCGGAAGGACCCGACGATGCTCGATCCGCTCCGTCTATCAGGAACGACAG ATGCCTGGGAGATCCGGTGCAGAGCGTCCGTAAGTTCATACTGGACTCTCTGGATCTACAGACGGAGCCTCGCGTGTCTGTTCCTGGAATGGCTCAGATACGAGAGAAGTGGAGAAACCAATTCAAAGCCGCCGGAGATCCGAAGAGCCCCGAAGAGCGCCGCGCCGCAG aaaacacacaaccttcatcatcatcatcatcatcatcatcagccatCACCAATTCAACACACCTCCAATGTTGCAAGTTTGCCTCCCAGGTTTTCCTAAAAG ATCTGGACTGGGACGAGTGGATCATTTACCCAGAGAGCTTCACCTTCGTCCAGTGCAGCGTTTGCGTCCCTCAGCAGAATCAGCGTAGCGTGTTTAATTGCCCAGATGATGACCCTTCGCCTCTGGACGCTCCCTCACAG AAGCCGTGCTGCGAGGCGACCTCACGTGACCCGGTGCCCTTCCTGTACCTGGATGAAACCAGCTCTCTCGTTATCAGCTCCGTGGCCCTGAGCCGTGAGTGCGGCTGCAGCCTCGATGACCCCCAGGCCCTTTAA